Proteins from one Ornithobacterium rhinotracheale genomic window:
- the topA gene encoding type I DNA topoisomerase, producing MPKNLVIVESPAKAKTIQKYLGKDFEVQSSFGHVVDLPKKNMGIDIENHFKPKYVISPDKREVVKKLKELSNKAETVWLASDEDREGEAIAWHLYNELDLKKKDTKRIVFNEITKKAILNAVENPRTIDEDLVNAQQARRILDRLVGFEMSPVLWKKVKPGLSAGRVQSVAVRLIVEREKEIMAFEPENSFRFVAEFVLETGEVFEANLNTEFENYEAAKDFIEKCAKADFSVSDVETKPGKRSPAPPFTTSTLQQEASRKLGFSVSRTMSVAQQLYEQGMITYMRTDSVNLSDDALAAARQVVNDEYGAKYAKTRKFKSKTKGAQEAHEAIRPTNLARHHAGMDSAQNRLYDLIYKRTLASQMADAELERTTISVENNQSSKHIFRGKGEVVLFDGFLKVYQESREDDDEVVQPQGMTLLPKVSVGEQLNVNLIKGIEKFTRHAPRYSEATLVRQLEELGIGRPSTYAPTISTIQKRDYVELNNSEGEERAIRTLVLKKGEVKEVPETERFGTEKNKLKPTDVGIVVNDFLVEYFKNIMDYQFTAKVEEDFDEIAAGKEDWTKVLGDFYKGFHENVEEVEENATRATGERLLGTDPKSGKNVYARIGRYGAMVQIGEAEDEEKPKFAGLNPDQNISTITLDEALKLFDLPKELGKYKGEIVEVNVGRYGPYVKFGKKYISLDKNEDPHEVEFDRAKEIIDAKLAEEAPIAVYEGHEVTRGKGRFGPFIKWNEWFINVNKKYDFDNLSQSDIKELIEDKKKKEAEKVVKNWETEGIRIEKARWKRHNIIQGKLKVEVGKEVNVANMSLEDAQKILENAKPKKATKKTAAKKATTKKITAKKSTKKTKKTK from the coding sequence ATGCCCAAAAATTTAGTCATAGTAGAGTCACCTGCGAAAGCCAAAACCATTCAAAAATATTTAGGAAAAGACTTTGAAGTTCAGTCGAGTTTTGGTCATGTCGTGGATTTACCCAAAAAAAATATGGGGATTGATATCGAAAATCATTTTAAACCAAAATATGTGATATCGCCCGATAAACGCGAAGTGGTAAAGAAACTCAAGGAACTCTCTAACAAGGCAGAAACCGTGTGGCTCGCATCCGATGAAGACCGCGAAGGAGAAGCCATTGCATGGCATCTGTACAACGAATTAGACCTTAAAAAGAAAGATACGAAAAGAATCGTTTTCAACGAAATTACGAAAAAAGCGATTTTAAATGCTGTAGAAAATCCACGCACTATAGATGAAGATTTGGTAAATGCGCAACAAGCACGCCGTATCCTTGATCGTTTGGTGGGATTTGAAATGTCGCCCGTTTTATGGAAAAAAGTAAAACCAGGATTATCGGCAGGGCGCGTTCAGTCTGTGGCAGTGCGATTAATCGTAGAGCGCGAAAAGGAAATTATGGCATTTGAGCCAGAAAATAGTTTCCGTTTTGTGGCTGAATTTGTATTGGAAACAGGAGAAGTATTCGAGGCAAACTTAAACACAGAATTTGAAAACTACGAAGCGGCAAAAGATTTTATAGAAAAATGTGCAAAAGCCGATTTTTCTGTTTCTGATGTGGAAACCAAACCTGGCAAACGCTCTCCTGCACCGCCGTTTACTACTTCAACTTTACAGCAAGAGGCGTCGAGAAAATTAGGATTTTCGGTTTCGCGTACCATGAGCGTAGCACAGCAGCTTTATGAACAAGGGATGATTACCTACATGCGTACCGATAGTGTAAACTTATCGGACGACGCGCTAGCTGCAGCACGACAAGTGGTGAATGATGAATATGGAGCAAAATATGCTAAAACCCGAAAATTTAAAAGCAAAACCAAAGGAGCGCAGGAAGCGCACGAAGCAATTCGTCCTACCAATTTGGCAAGACACCATGCAGGAATGGATTCGGCGCAGAATCGTTTATACGATTTAATATATAAAAGAACCCTTGCAAGCCAAATGGCAGATGCCGAGTTGGAGCGCACAACCATTAGCGTAGAAAATAATCAATCGAGTAAACATATTTTTAGAGGAAAAGGTGAAGTGGTGCTTTTCGACGGATTCTTGAAAGTGTACCAAGAGAGTAGAGAAGATGATGACGAAGTGGTGCAACCCCAAGGAATGACTCTTTTGCCAAAAGTATCCGTAGGCGAACAATTAAATGTGAATTTAATCAAAGGAATTGAGAAATTTACTCGCCATGCGCCGCGCTATTCAGAAGCGACTCTGGTGCGCCAATTGGAGGAATTAGGTATCGGTCGTCCGTCTACCTATGCGCCTACGATTTCAACCATTCAGAAAAGAGATTATGTAGAATTAAATAATTCAGAAGGTGAGGAGCGTGCAATCCGAACTTTGGTCTTGAAAAAAGGTGAAGTAAAGGAAGTGCCAGAAACAGAAAGATTTGGTACAGAAAAAAATAAATTAAAGCCTACTGATGTGGGAATTGTGGTCAATGATTTCTTGGTTGAGTATTTCAAAAATATTATGGATTATCAATTCACCGCTAAGGTAGAAGAAGATTTTGATGAAATTGCGGCAGGAAAAGAAGATTGGACCAAAGTTTTGGGCGATTTTTACAAAGGATTTCATGAAAATGTAGAAGAGGTAGAAGAAAACGCTACTCGTGCTACAGGAGAAAGACTTCTAGGAACGGATCCAAAATCAGGCAAAAATGTCTATGCGCGAATTGGTAGATATGGTGCCATGGTGCAAATTGGTGAAGCAGAAGACGAAGAAAAACCAAAATTTGCAGGATTAAATCCAGATCAAAATATTTCTACCATTACCTTAGATGAAGCGTTGAAACTTTTTGATTTGCCAAAAGAATTAGGTAAATATAAGGGTGAAATAGTTGAGGTGAATGTAGGAAGATACGGGCCGTATGTGAAATTCGGTAAAAAATACATTTCTCTAGATAAAAACGAAGACCCGCACGAAGTAGAATTTGATAGAGCTAAGGAAATTATTGATGCCAAACTTGCAGAAGAAGCGCCCATTGCTGTTTACGAAGGGCATGAAGTAACACGCGGAAAAGGAAGATTTGGACCATTTATCAAATGGAATGAATGGTTTATCAATGTCAATAAAAAGTATGATTTTGATAATTTATCTCAGTCAGACATCAAAGAATTGATTGAAGATAAAAAGAAAAAAGAAGCCGAGAAAGTTGTAAAGAATTGGGAAACAGAAGGCATCCGTATTGAAAAAGCGCGTTGGAAACGCCACAACATCATCCAAGGAAAATTGAAAGTGGAAGTTGGCAAAGAAGTTAATGTAGCAAACATGTCGCTTGAAGATGCGCAAAAAATCTTGGAAAACGCAAAACCCAAAAAAGCAACCAAGAAAACGGCAGCTAAAAAGGCAACGACCAAGAAAATAACCGCCAAAAAATCTACGAAAAAAACTAAGAAAACGAAATAA
- the gldK gene encoding gliding motility lipoprotein GldK, translating into MIRIYLAVFMAITLTSCNMFNGKKKSSNDRGMIIPSNRSKSFIPQRPVGMVPIPSGSFVMGQTDYDFAQQRNASPKTVSVSGFFMDETEITNDMYHDFVNYVRDSIVRQRLAERANELGYSGGDNQGQSGIAEYAFKVRTNEKGDPSAYDQYINEMADGRSGYDTERQLNWDIPIIWDKYEYPDRDYVEVMESMYYPPEDRFNGERLIDVRKLNYVFTEIDKNKAAQFAKSGKTRRDFVTTDTINVYPDTTVWVRDFNYAYNDPLHQDYFWNTAYSKYPVVGVSWDQARGFCAYRTDKHRKYNSSRKNKSASDVIVYRLPTEVEWEYAARGGLQDAPYPWGGPYLMDSRGCYLANFKPKRGDYVEDCCSKSKKQGFIYTAPVKSFYPNDYGLYDMAGNVAEWTQSPYGTTSSEYTSTLNPYLGAGKENRKKTVKGGSWKDVGYLLMVANREYEDKDSARSYIGFRTVQSIPEGADVNYRRTK; encoded by the coding sequence ATGATAAGAATTTATTTAGCTGTATTTATGGCAATTACTCTGACTTCTTGTAATATGTTCAATGGAAAGAAGAAGTCATCTAATGACAGGGGAATGATAATCCCTAGCAATAGATCAAAAAGTTTTATTCCTCAGCGTCCTGTAGGAATGGTGCCGATACCAAGTGGTTCTTTTGTAATGGGGCAAACCGACTACGATTTTGCTCAACAGCGCAATGCTTCTCCTAAAACAGTTTCAGTTTCAGGCTTTTTTATGGATGAAACAGAAATCACCAATGATATGTACCATGATTTCGTAAATTATGTAAGAGATTCCATTGTAAGACAACGATTGGCCGAAAGAGCCAATGAGTTAGGCTATAGTGGTGGAGATAATCAAGGACAAAGTGGTATTGCTGAATATGCCTTTAAAGTAAGAACAAATGAGAAAGGAGATCCTTCTGCTTATGATCAGTACATCAACGAGATGGCAGATGGTAGAAGTGGTTACGATACAGAACGCCAATTGAATTGGGATATTCCAATTATTTGGGACAAATATGAGTATCCAGATAGAGATTATGTAGAGGTGATGGAAAGTATGTACTATCCGCCAGAAGATCGTTTTAATGGAGAAAGATTGATTGATGTAAGAAAGCTCAATTATGTGTTTACGGAAATAGATAAAAACAAAGCTGCTCAATTTGCTAAAAGTGGAAAAACAAGAAGAGACTTTGTTACGACCGATACAATTAATGTATATCCAGATACTACTGTTTGGGTTAGAGACTTTAATTATGCTTATAACGATCCCCTACATCAAGATTATTTTTGGAATACAGCGTATTCTAAATACCCAGTAGTAGGCGTTTCGTGGGATCAAGCAAGAGGGTTCTGTGCCTATAGAACAGATAAGCATAGAAAATATAATAGCTCTAGAAAAAATAAATCAGCAAGTGATGTTATAGTTTACCGCCTACCAACTGAGGTTGAATGGGAATATGCTGCAAGAGGAGGCTTGCAAGATGCACCATATCCTTGGGGAGGTCCTTATTTAATGGATAGTAGAGGTTGCTATTTGGCTAACTTTAAACCAAAACGAGGTGATTATGTAGAAGATTGCTGTTCAAAATCCAAAAAACAAGGATTTATTTATACAGCACCCGTAAAATCATTCTATCCTAATGATTACGGATTGTATGACATGGCAGGTAATGTCGCTGAATGGACACAATCACCTTACGGAACCACTTCAAGTGAATACACCTCAACCCTAAATCCTTATTTAGGAGCAGGAAAAGAAAATAGAAAGAAAACAGTGAAAGGTGGCTCATGGAAAGATGTAGGCTATTTGCTAATGGTAGCGAATCGAGAATATGAAGATAAAGATTCAGCAAGAAGCTACATTGGATTCAGAACAGTTCAATCTATCCCAGAAGGTGCTGATGTAAACTATAGAAGAACTAAATAA
- the gldL gene encoding gliding motility protein GldL, with translation MAAKTKKKDVILNMVYSLGAAVVIIGALFKINHWGIGPINGSLVLAIGLGVEALIFIVFAFDPPAGEYDWEKAYPELADPNAKPVARKQNLAVEPQVTEASLSAKLDKMLADAKLDTALMSRLKDGINSFSATVEEINKTVDASKNTQKYGDQLALAANHMESLNSLYQVQLENGKKQVELNQKFINEMQKSASGSEQFMAEMNKLTKNVNDLNKVYGGMLSAMRQPNA, from the coding sequence ATGGCAGCAAAAACTAAAAAGAAAGATGTAATATTAAACATGGTATACTCCTTAGGAGCAGCTGTGGTAATTATAGGTGCGTTATTTAAAATTAACCACTGGGGAATTGGTCCAATAAATGGTTCGCTAGTCTTAGCAATAGGTTTAGGTGTAGAGGCTCTTATCTTTATAGTCTTTGCATTCGATCCACCAGCAGGAGAGTATGATTGGGAAAAAGCTTATCCAGAACTAGCTGATCCAAATGCAAAACCAGTAGCAAGAAAACAAAATTTAGCCGTAGAACCACAAGTTACAGAGGCATCTTTGAGTGCAAAATTAGACAAAATGTTAGCCGATGCGAAACTTGATACTGCTTTGATGTCTAGATTAAAAGATGGAATCAACAGTTTTAGTGCTACGGTTGAAGAGATTAATAAAACAGTAGATGCTTCCAAAAATACTCAGAAATATGGCGATCAGCTAGCGTTGGCAGCCAATCACATGGAGTCTCTAAATTCATTGTATCAAGTACAGTTAGAAAATGGTAAGAAACAAGTAGAATTAAATCAAAAATTCATCAATGAAATGCAAAAATCTGCTTCAGGTTCAGAGCAGTTTATGGCAGAGATGAATAAACTTACTAAAAACGTAAATGATTTAAATAAAGTTTACGGTGGTATGTTATCTGCAATGAGACAACCAAATGCATAA
- the gldM gene encoding gliding motility protein GldM: MAKGKLPPRQKMINLMYLIFIAMLAMQIDREVLRSFEGVNTSLTDATALASENNNTFYDQIKNKAKDDSDYQKVQVKAEEVKAKSNEVFQAIEAVKQKLITETGYKAPKDGEETSYNSLQNTDAVTNLFFRAQEPSETGAELKNKINQYHDFMLSQYTSDRDKSRVNQLFSTEGEAKKEWLYKMFYNQPMVAALTNLSKIQSDVRTEEGNLVRNLLSDKLEDEIQLKAFQPIVDIPPIVKKGDKVLANIAFGAYDNTLQGSVTANGRQIALTNGRATFDLNTSTDGTQTIRGTMSYRKPDGSTETMPFERSYQVVSETLARAPKGGSISADKMNVVYRGVTNPITATINGADGPINMTASTGSLSGSNGKYNYRVSSGNTVVFTASAKTSSGAVVTEKKEFRIKPVPPPQGQIRGKNSLTTSVSSLPRLTVEAAIPNFEFPVSFTVKSFKVKVPGQKTISVSGNSMSGAERVLRNVKSGDAVNIFDIEATASGIDGRVPNISPVVIDVQ; the protein is encoded by the coding sequence ATGGCAAAGGGAAAATTACCACCACGCCAGAAGATGATCAACTTGATGTATCTAATCTTCATAGCTATGTTGGCCATGCAGATAGATAGAGAGGTGTTGAGAAGTTTTGAGGGCGTAAATACTTCGCTTACTGATGCAACTGCATTGGCAAGTGAAAACAACAATACTTTTTACGATCAAATTAAAAATAAAGCGAAAGACGATTCTGATTACCAGAAAGTTCAAGTAAAAGCCGAGGAGGTAAAAGCTAAATCAAACGAAGTTTTTCAAGCAATCGAAGCGGTAAAACAAAAATTGATTACAGAAACTGGCTATAAAGCACCAAAAGATGGAGAAGAAACTAGCTACAATTCATTGCAGAATACAGATGCAGTAACCAATTTATTCTTCCGTGCTCAAGAGCCGTCAGAGACAGGCGCAGAGCTTAAAAATAAAATCAATCAATATCATGATTTTATGCTCTCTCAATACACAAGCGATAGAGATAAATCTCGCGTGAATCAATTGTTTAGTACAGAGGGTGAGGCTAAAAAAGAATGGTTGTATAAAATGTTCTATAATCAACCAATGGTTGCAGCACTTACTAATTTATCTAAAATCCAGTCAGATGTTAGAACAGAAGAAGGTAACTTAGTGCGTAACCTATTGTCAGATAAATTAGAAGACGAAATTCAATTAAAAGCTTTCCAACCGATTGTTGATATTCCACCAATCGTCAAGAAAGGAGATAAAGTTTTGGCCAATATAGCATTTGGTGCTTATGATAATACTTTGCAAGGTTCTGTTACTGCCAATGGTAGACAAATAGCATTGACAAATGGTAGAGCTACTTTTGATTTGAATACATCTACAGATGGAACACAAACCATTAGAGGTACAATGTCGTATAGAAAACCAGATGGTTCTACAGAGACAATGCCTTTTGAGCGTAGTTACCAAGTTGTGAGCGAAACTTTAGCAAGAGCTCCAAAAGGAGGTTCTATCTCTGCTGATAAAATGAATGTTGTATATCGTGGAGTGACTAATCCAATTACTGCAACTATAAATGGTGCAGATGGACCAATCAATATGACGGCTTCTACTGGTTCACTTAGTGGATCAAACGGAAAATACAATTACCGCGTTTCATCTGGAAACACCGTAGTGTTTACCGCAAGTGCTAAAACATCAAGTGGAGCAGTTGTAACAGAGAAAAAAGAATTTAGAATTAAGCCAGTTCCACCGCCACAAGGTCAAATTCGTGGAAAAAATTCGCTTACAACATCGGTGAGTTCATTACCAAGGCTCACTGTAGAGGCTGCTATACCTAATTTTGAATTCCCTGTCAGCTTTACAGTTAAAAGTTTCAAAGTTAAAGTACCAGGGCAAAAAACAATTAGTGTATCTGGCAATAGCATGAGCGGAGCTGAAAGAGTTCTTAGAAATGTCAAATCAGGAGATGCAGTAAACATATTTGATATAGAAGCTACAGCTTCAGGAATTGATGGTCGTG